From the genome of Phytohabitans rumicis, one region includes:
- a CDS encoding ABC transporter ATP-binding protein translates to MLLEVHGLKKVYEGRQRSVEAVRSLTFGIDDGDFVCLVGPSGCGKTTLLKCMAGLLTPTAGEVRLRDKQVTGPPPDMAVVFQEYGRSLFPWMSVWDNVELPLRQKRLSKGQRRELVGRALTEVGLADADAAYPWQLSGGMQQRVAIARALAYEPLVLLMDEPFAAVDAQTRADLEDLIRKLWRRLGVTTLFVTHDIDEAVYLGQRVIVLSSSPTVIREELEIDLPDERDQLTTRSNTRFTELRAHVYAQIQAAKRESTVGSYS, encoded by the coding sequence ATGCTGCTTGAGGTCCATGGGCTGAAAAAGGTGTACGAGGGTCGCCAGCGCTCGGTCGAGGCGGTGCGCAGCCTGACCTTCGGCATCGACGACGGCGACTTCGTATGCCTGGTCGGCCCGTCCGGCTGCGGCAAGACGACGCTGCTCAAGTGCATGGCCGGGCTGCTCACGCCGACCGCCGGCGAGGTGCGGCTGCGCGACAAGCAGGTCACCGGGCCGCCGCCGGACATGGCCGTGGTCTTCCAGGAGTACGGCCGGAGCCTGTTTCCGTGGATGAGCGTGTGGGACAACGTGGAGCTTCCGTTGCGCCAGAAGCGCTTGTCCAAGGGCCAACGCCGCGAACTGGTCGGGCGCGCGCTCACCGAGGTCGGGCTCGCCGACGCCGATGCGGCCTACCCCTGGCAGCTGTCCGGCGGCATGCAGCAGCGGGTGGCCATCGCGCGCGCGTTGGCGTACGAGCCGCTGGTGCTCCTGATGGACGAGCCGTTCGCGGCGGTCGACGCCCAGACCCGCGCGGACCTGGAAGACCTGATCCGCAAGCTGTGGCGCCGGCTGGGCGTCACCACCCTCTTCGTCACCCACGACATCGACGAGGCGGTCTACTTAGGACAGCGGGTGATCGTCCTGTCGTCCTCGCCCACGGTCATTCGCGAGGAGCTCGAGATCGACCTGCCCGACGAGCGCGACCAGTTGACGACGCGGTCCAACACCAGATTCACCGAGCTGCGAGCGCACGTCTACGCGCAGATCCAAGCGGCCAAGCGAGAGTCCACTGTAGGGAGTTATTCGTGA
- a CDS encoding ABC transporter permease, protein MIDVLKKIVLAIALPALLFAAWWFASAGSENFYWPPLREILRTFGEVWTGERLRTDVLPSVLRLAAGYAVAVLVGVSLGVVVGGNRRVRAVLEPVLEFFRAIPPPVLVPVIMLFAGIGDTMKVVVIAAGCVWPILLNTVEGVRAVDGVLADTCRSYGISGGARLRHLVLRSASPQIAAGMRQALSIGIILMVISEMFAASNGLGFAIVQFQRGFAIPDMWSGILLLGLLGLILSVLFRLVEGRALAWYHGQRRAQRGTR, encoded by the coding sequence GTGATCGACGTACTGAAGAAGATCGTGCTCGCGATCGCGCTGCCCGCCCTGCTCTTCGCCGCGTGGTGGTTCGCCTCCGCCGGCAGCGAAAACTTCTACTGGCCGCCGCTGCGCGAGATCCTGCGCACGTTCGGCGAGGTGTGGACCGGCGAGCGGCTGCGCACCGACGTACTCCCGAGCGTGCTCCGGCTCGCCGCGGGGTACGCGGTCGCCGTACTCGTGGGGGTGTCGCTGGGCGTCGTCGTCGGCGGCAACCGGCGGGTGCGCGCGGTGCTGGAGCCGGTCCTGGAGTTCTTCCGAGCCATCCCGCCGCCGGTCCTGGTGCCGGTCATCATGCTTTTCGCGGGCATCGGTGACACGATGAAGGTTGTGGTCATCGCGGCGGGCTGCGTGTGGCCGATCCTGCTCAACACGGTCGAGGGTGTGCGAGCCGTCGACGGCGTCCTCGCGGACACGTGCCGGTCGTACGGCATCTCCGGCGGTGCGCGGCTGCGCCACCTGGTGCTGCGCTCGGCGAGCCCGCAGATCGCGGCCGGCATGCGGCAGGCGCTGTCCATCGGCATCATCCTGATGGTCATCAGCGAGATGTTCGCCGCCAGCAACGGCTTGGGCTTCGCCATCGTGCAGTTCCAGCGTGGCTTCGCCATCCCCGACATGTGGAGCGGCATCCTGCTGCTCGGCCTGCTCGGTCTCATCCTGTCCGTCCTGTTTCGACTGGTGGAAGGCCGGGCGCTGGCCTGGTATCACGGCCAGCGCCGCGCGCAGCGCGGCACCCGCTGA
- a CDS encoding ABC transporter permease: MNPGKAMPVMLGLSGLTGLLVLVEVLPHTGLVSADFLPPTSRIATALADEVTDGAFWAALWDTFVAWAIGLAIAVAAGIVAGFVIGSVPALRALTASTIEFLRPIPSVALIPLAVLLYGTEIQSSLLLVVYASFWQVLIQVLYGVQDVDPVADETARSYGLGVWARVRYVMWPTALPYVMTGVRLAAAVALVLAITAELVIGAPGLGNRIAVAQTSNAVPSMYALIVVTGLLGVTINFAARAVERSLLSWHQSVRGEVIV; encoded by the coding sequence GTGAATCCTGGTAAGGCGATGCCGGTGATGCTCGGTCTTTCCGGGCTCACCGGCCTGCTGGTGCTCGTCGAGGTGCTGCCGCACACCGGTCTGGTCTCCGCGGACTTCCTGCCGCCGACCAGCCGGATCGCGACGGCGCTGGCCGACGAGGTGACCGACGGCGCCTTCTGGGCCGCGCTGTGGGACACGTTCGTCGCCTGGGCGATCGGGCTCGCCATCGCGGTGGCCGCCGGCATCGTCGCCGGGTTCGTCATCGGCTCGGTGCCGGCGCTGCGGGCGCTGACGGCATCGACCATCGAGTTCCTCCGGCCGATCCCGTCCGTCGCGCTCATCCCGCTCGCCGTCCTGTTGTACGGCACGGAGATCCAGTCCTCCCTCCTGCTCGTCGTGTACGCCTCGTTCTGGCAGGTGCTCATCCAGGTGCTCTACGGCGTACAGGACGTGGACCCGGTCGCGGACGAGACCGCTCGCAGCTACGGCCTCGGGGTGTGGGCCCGCGTCCGGTACGTCATGTGGCCCACCGCCCTGCCGTACGTGATGACCGGCGTGCGCCTCGCCGCCGCGGTGGCCCTGGTGCTGGCGATCACGGCCGAGCTGGTCATCGGCGCGCCCGGCCTCGGCAACCGGATCGCGGTCGCGCAGACCTCCAACGCGGTGCCGAGCATGTACGCCCTGATCGTGGTCACCGGCCTGCTCGGCGTCACGATCAACTTCGCCGCCCGCGCGGTCGAGCGGAGCCTGCTGTCCTGGCACCAGTCGGTCCGCGGCGAGGTGATCGTGTGA
- a CDS encoding ABC transporter substrate-binding protein, with the protein MRVVRLPQAPANEGSTKVTVGIIPIVDVAPIYLGKEKGFFASRGIELTMEAGQGGAAIVPGVLSGQFQFGFSNVTSLMIAQSKDVPIKVVANGVASTGKSGADFGAVAVKGDSTIQSAKDLVGKKVAVNTLKNIGDTVIREAVRKAGGDPAGVNFVEMGFPQMPAALAAGQIDAAFAVEPTLSAIKAAGGRPISWVYADVAPNLTVAVYFTAKKLIAENPDLVKRFTEAMNESLTYANGHPDEVRKVLTTYTKIDQKVIDGLTLPVWPTEINKASIETLRTLGEGDGIFEKTPDLTQLLP; encoded by the coding sequence GTGCGGGTCGTCCGACTCCCCCAGGCGCCCGCCAACGAAGGCAGCACCAAGGTCACGGTCGGGATCATCCCGATCGTCGACGTCGCACCGATCTACCTCGGCAAGGAGAAGGGCTTCTTCGCCAGCCGCGGCATCGAGTTGACGATGGAGGCCGGCCAGGGCGGCGCGGCCATCGTCCCCGGTGTGCTCAGCGGCCAGTTCCAGTTCGGCTTCAGCAACGTGACCTCGCTGATGATCGCGCAGAGCAAGGACGTGCCGATCAAGGTGGTCGCCAACGGCGTGGCCTCCACCGGCAAGTCGGGTGCGGACTTCGGCGCGGTCGCGGTCAAGGGCGACAGCACGATCCAGTCGGCCAAGGACCTGGTCGGCAAGAAGGTCGCGGTCAACACGCTCAAGAACATCGGCGACACCGTGATCCGCGAGGCGGTGCGCAAGGCGGGTGGCGACCCGGCGGGCGTCAACTTCGTCGAGATGGGCTTCCCGCAGATGCCCGCCGCGCTCGCCGCCGGTCAGATCGACGCGGCGTTCGCGGTCGAGCCGACACTCTCGGCGATCAAGGCCGCGGGCGGCCGGCCGATCTCCTGGGTGTACGCCGACGTCGCGCCCAACCTCACCGTGGCGGTGTACTTCACCGCCAAGAAGCTCATCGCCGAGAACCCCGACCTCGTCAAGCGCTTCACCGAGGCGATGAACGAGTCGCTGACGTACGCCAACGGGCACCCGGACGAGGTGCGGAAGGTGCTCACGACGTACACGAAGATCGACCAGAAGGTGATCGACGGCCTGACGCTGCCGGTGTGGCCGACCGAGATCAACAAGGCGTCGATCGAAACGCTGCGGACGCTCGGCGAGGGCGACGGCATCTTCGAGAAGACCCCCGACCTCACCCAGCTGCTGCCGTGA
- a CDS encoding CoA transferase subunit A, with product MGDITSLREAIADLVYDGATVALEGFTHLIPVAAGHEIIRQGRRDLTLVRMTPDIVYDQMIGAECARKLVFSWAGNPGVGSLHRFRDAVQNGWPRPLEIEEHSHAGMANRYVAGASGLPFAVLRGYVGTDLVEQTATIKPITCPFTGEVLTAVPALNPDVGIVHAQRADRAGNVQMWGITGVHKEVVLASRRSLVTVEEIVDELDPRPGAVILPGWAITYVAEVPGGAHPSYAMGYSERDNDYYQAWDAISRDRSAFTEWLSSHIGITA from the coding sequence ATGGGGGACATAACCTCGCTGCGTGAGGCGATCGCCGATCTGGTGTACGACGGCGCGACCGTGGCACTGGAGGGCTTCACGCACCTGATCCCGGTGGCCGCCGGCCACGAGATCATCCGGCAGGGCCGGCGCGACCTCACGCTCGTCCGGATGACCCCCGACATCGTGTACGACCAGATGATCGGCGCCGAGTGCGCCCGCAAGTTGGTCTTCTCCTGGGCCGGCAACCCCGGCGTGGGCTCGCTGCACCGGTTCCGTGACGCGGTGCAGAACGGTTGGCCCCGGCCGCTGGAGATCGAGGAGCACAGCCACGCCGGCATGGCCAACCGGTACGTCGCCGGCGCTTCCGGGCTGCCGTTCGCGGTGCTGCGCGGGTACGTCGGCACCGACCTGGTCGAGCAGACCGCGACGATCAAGCCGATCACCTGCCCGTTCACCGGCGAGGTGCTGACCGCCGTGCCGGCCCTCAACCCGGACGTCGGCATCGTCCACGCGCAGCGCGCCGACCGGGCCGGCAACGTGCAGATGTGGGGCATCACCGGCGTACACAAGGAGGTCGTGCTCGCCTCCCGGCGGTCGCTCGTGACCGTCGAGGAGATCGTCGACGAGCTCGACCCGCGCCCCGGCGCGGTGATCCTGCCGGGCTGGGCCATCACGTACGTCGCCGAGGTGCCCGGCGGCGCCCACCCGTCGTACGCGATGGGGTACAGCGAGCGGGACAACGACTACTACCAGGCGTGGGACGCGATCAGCCGGGACCGTTCGGCGTTCACGGAATGGTTGTCCTCGCACATCGGGATTACGGCATGA
- a CDS encoding CoA-transferase subunit beta, with protein sequence MSWTADEMMTVAAARALRDGARCFVGIGRPSTAANLARRTHAPNLVLIYESGTIGAKPDTLPLSIGDGVLAETADAVVPVPEIFNYWLQPGRIDVGFLGAAQIDRYGNINTTVIGDDYRDPRVRLPGAGGAPEIAASCREVIVIVKQSPRAFVERVDFVTSVGYGSGPGDRAKLGLTGRGPVLVITDLGVLEPDPETAELTLTQVHPGLIQTRRAPRPAGSWRSRRTCAPRRHPRRANWQRSGPSTV encoded by the coding sequence ATGAGCTGGACCGCGGACGAGATGATGACCGTCGCCGCCGCCCGGGCGCTGCGCGACGGGGCGCGCTGTTTCGTGGGCATCGGGCGGCCGAGCACCGCGGCCAACCTGGCCCGCCGTACGCACGCGCCCAACCTGGTGCTGATCTACGAGTCCGGCACGATCGGCGCCAAGCCGGACACGCTCCCGCTGTCCATCGGCGACGGCGTGCTCGCCGAGACGGCCGACGCGGTGGTGCCCGTGCCGGAGATCTTCAACTACTGGCTCCAGCCCGGCCGCATCGACGTCGGCTTCCTCGGCGCCGCGCAGATCGACCGGTACGGCAACATCAACACCACCGTGATCGGCGACGACTACCGCGACCCCCGGGTACGGCTGCCCGGGGCGGGCGGCGCCCCCGAGATCGCCGCCTCCTGCCGCGAGGTGATCGTGATCGTCAAGCAGAGCCCGCGGGCGTTCGTCGAGCGGGTCGACTTCGTCACCTCGGTCGGCTACGGCAGCGGCCCCGGCGACCGGGCCAAGCTCGGGCTGACCGGGCGCGGGCCGGTGCTGGTCATCACCGACCTCGGCGTGCTGGAGCCCGACCCGGAGACCGCCGAGCTGACGCTCACCCAGGTACACCCGGGGTTGATCCAGACCAGGCGCGCGCCGCGACCGGCTGGAAGCTGGCGGTCGCGCCGAACCTGCGCACCACGCCGTCACCCACGTCGGGCGAACTGGCAGCGCTCCGGGCCCTCGACGGTGTAA
- the pcaH gene encoding protocatechuate 3,4-dioxygenase subunit beta, giving the protein MTLVVPGYQRDDAGAHPPLLSPGYKSTVLRAPSQAPILLPHTLTEVTGPLLGEGRVTAADADLTKNAGGEAQGQRIILHGQVRDSDGRPVPHTLVEVWQANAAGRYLHKLDQHDTPLDPHFVGVGRAMTDSMGRYRFVTIKPGAYPWRNHFNAWRPAHVHFSLFGRSFTQRLVTQMYFPDDPLFPYDPVFNSVPEDARHRLISRFDLSATVEEWALGFEFDIVLRGRGATPMEEQS; this is encoded by the coding sequence ATGACCCTCGTCGTACCCGGCTACCAGCGCGACGACGCCGGCGCGCACCCGCCGCTGCTCTCGCCCGGCTACAAGTCCACCGTGCTGCGCGCCCCCAGCCAGGCCCCCATCCTGCTGCCGCACACGCTGACCGAGGTGACCGGCCCGCTGCTCGGCGAGGGCCGGGTCACCGCCGCCGACGCCGACCTGACCAAGAACGCCGGCGGCGAGGCGCAGGGCCAGCGGATCATCCTGCACGGCCAGGTGCGCGACAGCGACGGCCGGCCGGTGCCGCACACGCTCGTCGAGGTCTGGCAGGCCAACGCGGCCGGCCGGTACCTGCACAAGCTGGACCAGCACGACACGCCGCTGGATCCGCACTTCGTCGGGGTGGGCCGGGCGATGACCGACTCGATGGGGCGGTACCGGTTCGTGACCATCAAGCCGGGCGCATACCCGTGGCGCAACCACTTCAACGCCTGGCGGCCGGCGCACGTCCACTTCTCCCTCTTCGGGCGGTCGTTCACCCAGCGCCTGGTCACCCAGATGTACTTCCCCGACGACCCGCTCTTCCCGTACGACCCGGTGTTCAACTCCGTGCCCGAGGACGCGCGGCACCGGCTCATCTCCCGCTTCGACCTCTCCGCGACGGTCGAGGAGTGGGCGCTGGGCTTCGAGTTCGACATCGTCCTTCGTGGACGCGGGGCCACCCCGATGGAGGAGCAGTCATGA
- the pcaG gene encoding protocatechuate 3,4-dioxygenase subunit alpha gives MSHTPSQTVGPYLSIGLPWPDGPFVVEADAPSAFLLHGIVTDGTGAPVPDALIETWQADPDGRFDHPDDPRGAAKGFRGFGRCPTDDSGRYEIRTQKPGPVPGPDGPQAPHIDVSVFARGLLHRVVTRIYFPNEPANATDPVLLTVPPDRRETLIAAPAPDGYRFDIRLQGTDETVFFAI, from the coding sequence ATGAGCCACACTCCATCGCAGACGGTCGGGCCGTACCTGTCGATCGGGCTGCCCTGGCCGGACGGGCCCTTCGTGGTCGAGGCGGACGCACCAAGCGCGTTCCTGTTGCACGGCATCGTCACCGACGGCACCGGCGCGCCGGTCCCGGACGCGCTGATCGAGACCTGGCAGGCCGACCCCGACGGCCGCTTCGACCATCCCGACGACCCGCGCGGCGCCGCCAAGGGATTCCGCGGGTTCGGCCGCTGCCCGACCGACGACAGTGGACGGTACGAGATCCGCACCCAGAAGCCCGGTCCCGTGCCCGGCCCCGACGGCCCCCAGGCCCCACACATCGACGTCTCCGTCTTCGCCCGCGGCCTCCTACACCGCGTAGTCACCCGCATCTACTTCCCCAACGAGCCGGCAAACGCAACCGACCCCGTCCTCCTGACCGTCCCGCCGGACCGCCGCGAAACGCTCATCGCCGCACCCGCCCCCGACGGCTACCGCTTCGACATCCGCCTACAGGGCACCGATGAAACCGTCTTCTTCGCCATCTGA
- the pcaB gene encoding 3-carboxy-cis,cis-muconate cycloisomerase, with product MARRDPPEAFPDHPGLFDGVLAAGPVRAAVGDGSWLRAMLDAEVALARASGAPPAVVEEIDSGCRTFAGSALSAGAAGAGNPVIPLVRELRAAVSPAAARYVHRGATSQDILDTAAMLVAREALGLILIDLSAAADAAADLAEAHRDTPLAARTLLQQALPTTFGLVAAGWLTALDEAAGRLAEVRDDRLAVQLGGAAGTLSALDLSTVERFAAELGLAEPVLPWHTDRTRIADLAGALGTAAGAVAKVARDVVLYAQTEVGELAEGKPGGSSTLPHKQNPVAAISAAACAAQAPGLVATLLATMAHEHQRAAGAWHAEWQPLTALLRSTGSAVHWLATCLPALRVDARRMRANLDATGGALLAERISGALAPKVGATEAHDLVRAAVASGRPLSEAFAAHFQPAELADLLDPASYLGHAGELTDRAVRRHRERKP from the coding sequence GTGGCGCGCCGCGACCCGCCCGAGGCGTTCCCTGATCATCCGGGACTGTTCGACGGCGTGCTGGCCGCTGGGCCGGTGCGGGCGGCCGTAGGGGACGGGAGTTGGCTGCGGGCGATGCTCGACGCGGAGGTGGCACTCGCGCGAGCGAGCGGGGCGCCGCCGGCCGTCGTTGAGGAGATCGACTCCGGGTGCCGCACGTTTGCCGGGAGTGCGCTGAGCGCCGGCGCAGCCGGCGCGGGCAATCCGGTCATTCCCCTGGTACGCGAGCTGCGCGCCGCGGTCTCCCCCGCCGCGGCGCGGTACGTGCACCGCGGCGCCACCAGCCAGGACATCCTCGACACCGCCGCGATGCTGGTCGCCCGGGAGGCGCTCGGGCTGATCCTGATCGACCTGTCCGCGGCGGCGGACGCGGCGGCCGACCTCGCCGAGGCGCACCGGGACACCCCGCTGGCCGCCCGCACGCTGCTGCAGCAGGCCCTGCCTACCACGTTCGGGCTCGTCGCCGCCGGCTGGCTGACCGCGCTCGACGAGGCCGCCGGGCGGCTCGCCGAGGTGCGCGACGACCGGCTCGCCGTCCAGCTGGGCGGCGCCGCGGGCACCCTCTCCGCGCTCGATCTGTCTACTGTGGAGCGGTTCGCGGCCGAGCTGGGGTTGGCCGAGCCGGTGCTGCCCTGGCACACCGACCGCACCCGGATCGCCGACCTGGCCGGCGCGCTGGGCACCGCCGCCGGCGCGGTCGCGAAGGTGGCCCGCGACGTCGTCCTCTACGCCCAGACCGAGGTCGGCGAGCTGGCCGAGGGCAAGCCGGGCGGGTCTTCCACCTTGCCGCACAAGCAGAACCCGGTCGCCGCCATCTCCGCCGCCGCCTGCGCGGCGCAGGCCCCCGGCCTGGTGGCCACGCTCCTCGCCACGATGGCGCACGAGCATCAGCGGGCCGCCGGGGCCTGGCACGCCGAGTGGCAGCCGCTCACCGCCCTGCTGCGGAGCACCGGCTCGGCCGTGCACTGGCTGGCCACCTGCCTGCCCGCGCTGCGGGTCGACGCGCGCCGGATGCGCGCCAACCTGGACGCCACCGGCGGGGCGTTGCTCGCCGAACGGATCAGCGGCGCGCTCGCCCCCAAGGTCGGGGCGACCGAGGCGCACGACCTGGTACGCGCCGCCGTCGCGAGCGGCCGGCCGCTGAGCGAGGCGTTCGCGGCGCACTTCCAGCCGGCGGAGCTGGCCGACCTGCTCGACCCGGCGTCGTACCTGGGCCACGCCGGTGAACTGACTGACCGGGCAGTCCGCCGGCACCGGGAGCGCAAACCATGA
- the pcaD gene encoding 3-oxoadipate enol-lactonase, which produces MTPYYTVDGPDDAPVLVLGNSLGATLHMWDPQLPRLAERFRVVRFDTRGHGRSPVPAGPYDIGDLGRDVLALLDALGVARAHFCGLSLGGMVGMWLGAHAPDRVDRLVLCCTSARPGPPEAWAQRASTVRADGLESIADVLVSRWVTAPYAARHPDRLATLRAMIAGTPAEGYASCCGVLERLDLTADLPAIRAATLVVHGEDDPAIPPAHSAAIAAAIPGARLALVPAAAHLANVEQVETVTNLIMEHLDG; this is translated from the coding sequence ATGACGCCTTACTACACTGTGGACGGTCCGGACGACGCGCCGGTGCTGGTGCTGGGCAACTCGCTGGGCGCCACGCTGCACATGTGGGACCCGCAGCTGCCCCGGCTAGCCGAGCGATTCCGGGTCGTACGCTTCGACACCCGCGGGCACGGCCGCTCTCCGGTGCCCGCCGGCCCGTACGACATCGGCGACCTGGGCCGCGACGTGCTCGCGCTGCTCGACGCGCTGGGCGTGGCGCGGGCCCACTTCTGCGGGCTGTCCCTGGGCGGCATGGTCGGCATGTGGCTGGGCGCGCACGCTCCCGACCGCGTCGACCGGCTCGTGCTGTGCTGCACCTCGGCCCGCCCCGGCCCGCCGGAAGCCTGGGCGCAGCGGGCCAGCACCGTGCGCGCGGACGGCCTCGAATCGATCGCCGACGTGCTGGTGAGCCGGTGGGTGACCGCGCCGTACGCCGCCCGCCACCCGGACCGCCTCGCCACGCTGCGGGCGATGATCGCCGGCACGCCCGCCGAGGGGTACGCCTCCTGCTGCGGCGTCCTCGAACGGCTCGACCTCACCGCCGACCTGCCCGCCATCCGCGCCGCCACCCTGGTCGTACACGGCGAAGACGACCCGGCCATCCCGCCCGCGCACAGCGCGGCGATCGCGGCGGCGATCCCGGGCGCCCGGCTGGCGCTCGTCCCGGCGGCCGCCCATCTGGCCAATGTGGAGCAGGTGGAGACCGTCACCAATCTGATCATGGAGCATCTCGATGGCTGA
- the pcaC gene encoding 4-carboxymuconolactone decarboxylase — protein MADPTYQKGMAVRREVLGDAHVDRAIANTTELTAPFQDFITRYAWGAVWGRDELDRRTRSCITLAVLAALRCEDELAMHVRAARRNGLSPAEIGEVLLHTAVYAGVPAANSALAVAQRVLAEESP, from the coding sequence ATGGCTGACCCGACGTACCAGAAGGGCATGGCCGTGCGCCGCGAGGTGCTCGGCGACGCGCACGTCGACCGCGCCATCGCCAACACCACCGAGCTGACCGCGCCGTTCCAGGACTTCATCACCCGGTACGCCTGGGGCGCGGTGTGGGGGCGCGACGAGCTCGACCGGCGTACCCGCAGCTGCATCACGCTCGCGGTGCTGGCCGCCCTTCGGTGTGAGGACGAGCTGGCCATGCATGTGCGGGCGGCCCGCCGAAACGGCCTGAGTCCTGCCGAGATCGGCGAGGTGCTGTTGCACACGGCCGTCTACGCTGGTGTGCCGGCGGCGAACAGTGCCCTGGCGGTGGCGCAGCGGGTGCTCGCGGAGGAGAGTCCATGA
- a CDS encoding IclR family transcriptional regulator domain-containing protein: MTDVGREAHFVQSLERGLAVIRAFDAHHPELTLSEVARICDLTRAAARRFLLTLTDLGYVRTDGRLFSLTPRVLELGYAFLSSLSLPDVAEPHLERLVAQVHESSSVCVLDGDDVVYVARVPTSRIMTVAINVGTRFPAYATSMGRVLLAGMADEDLAAYLDRVKLTRLTARTVSNVTALRTELRKVRAQGYAIVDQELEEGLRSVAAPIRDRTGAVVGAANVSVHASRHSVESIRRELLPLLMATVAKIDADLRIASPQRAARRA; this comes from the coding sequence ATGACTGACGTGGGGCGCGAGGCCCACTTCGTACAGTCGCTGGAACGCGGCCTCGCCGTCATCCGCGCCTTCGATGCCCACCACCCCGAGCTGACGCTCAGCGAGGTGGCCCGGATCTGCGACCTCACCCGGGCCGCCGCCCGGCGCTTCCTGCTCACGCTCACCGACCTCGGCTACGTACGCACCGACGGGCGCCTGTTCAGCCTGACGCCGCGGGTGCTGGAGCTGGGCTACGCGTTCCTGTCCAGCCTGTCGCTGCCGGACGTGGCCGAGCCGCACCTGGAACGGCTGGTCGCGCAGGTGCACGAGTCGTCCTCGGTCTGCGTGCTCGACGGCGACGACGTGGTGTACGTCGCCCGCGTGCCCACCTCGCGGATCATGACGGTGGCCATCAACGTCGGCACCCGCTTCCCCGCGTACGCGACGTCGATGGGGCGGGTCCTGCTGGCCGGGATGGCCGACGAGGACCTGGCGGCGTACCTCGACCGGGTGAAACTGACCCGGCTGACCGCGCGCACAGTCAGCAACGTCACCGCGCTGCGCACCGAGCTACGCAAGGTACGCGCCCAGGGGTACGCGATCGTGGACCAGGAGCTCGAAGAGGGGCTGCGGTCGGTGGCCGCCCCGATCCGCGACCGCACCGGCGCGGTCGTGGGCGCCGCCAACGTCTCCGTGCACGCGAGCCGCCACTCGGTCGAGTCGATCCGCCGCGAGCTGCTGCCGCTGCTGATGGCCACGGTGGCGAAGATCGATGCCGACCTGCGGATCGCCAGCCCGCAGCGCGCCGCCCGCCGAGCGTGA
- a CDS encoding inositol monophosphatase family protein, translating to MALTSLVFDIAEKIAESVRPLLVDVRSLPSLGAVVLDKGGGHLAHEIDRVAEDVLFGTLKSAGYAGLVYSEESGLVRLGSEPRFLICDPYCNTSLTFRGVRESAVAVYEYTLAGVFVAGAIADLQIPRVVWADQQTPTSVTHLGFEGATGPARRSSASSVDDAFLVISLLKQKRRAETPMRLFRRAGQVATIDGAIVAVRLAVGEIDGFVDSTIGQPSYEALAYELVRRAGGVVTDGEGADIDFQMIVGGLANAEVRRQTVVAAANRSLHQELLTLLA from the coding sequence ATGGCGTTGACCAGCCTCGTGTTCGATATCGCAGAAAAGATAGCCGAATCGGTGCGCCCATTGCTGGTGGACGTGCGCAGCCTGCCTTCTCTTGGCGCGGTTGTCCTGGACAAGGGCGGCGGGCACCTGGCACATGAGATCGACAGGGTGGCGGAGGACGTGCTCTTTGGCACTCTGAAGTCGGCAGGGTACGCGGGCTTGGTCTACTCCGAGGAGAGCGGTCTGGTCAGGCTGGGAAGCGAACCACGTTTTCTGATCTGCGACCCCTACTGCAATACCTCGCTCACCTTCCGAGGTGTCAGGGAGTCCGCGGTCGCGGTATATGAATACACGTTGGCCGGTGTCTTCGTTGCGGGCGCGATCGCGGATCTTCAGATCCCGCGCGTGGTCTGGGCTGACCAGCAGACACCGACAAGTGTGACTCACCTCGGCTTCGAGGGTGCCACTGGGCCGGCGCGGCGCTCGTCCGCAAGTAGCGTCGATGATGCGTTTCTTGTCATCTCCCTCCTCAAGCAGAAGCGACGAGCGGAGACCCCTATGCGGCTGTTCAGAAGAGCTGGGCAGGTAGCAACGATTGATGGGGCAATTGTGGCCGTGCGGCTGGCGGTTGGCGAGATCGACGGCTTCGTCGATTCGACGATTGGTCAACCGTCATATGAGGCGCTTGCCTATGAGTTGGTACGGCGAGCTGGTGGGGTTGTGACGGACGGTGAGGGGGCCGACATCGACTTCCAGATGATTGTGGGCGGCCTTGCCAACGCCGAGGTACGACGGCAGACGGTGGTGGCGGCAGCCAACCGGTCCCTGCACCAGGAGTTGTTGACCCTGCTCGCCTAG